The following proteins are co-located in the Mobula hypostoma chromosome 4, sMobHyp1.1, whole genome shotgun sequence genome:
- the b3gnt5a gene encoding lactosylceramide 1,3-N-acetyl-beta-D-glucosaminyltransferase A: MTTVYRRRKRQFLQLVVTCFSCCFILLYWEQLDANIISHLRSYSYRYLINKYNFLNDSLTLNKKAAANLHKYQYLITHENKCKDQDVLLLLFVKSSPENRPRRDAIRQTWGNEQYINSELKVSIKVIFVLGVHKDLSQRETVQHKLLIEDQQYSDLIQQDFVDDFHNLTLKLIFQFKWANTFCQNARFVMSCDDDVFVHTPNLANYLQQLDKETSNFWIGRVHRGAPPVRNKGSKYYVPYEMYQWPSYPDYTAGAAYVVSQDVAAKVYEALMTLNTSLYIDDVFMGICAKKMGVSPQQHLYFAGEGKTPYHPCIYNQMMTSHGHVEDINQLWREATHAKVTSLTSGFWGQLYCRLVKVFLLCKPYYVDTYPCIAAFS; the protein is encoded by the coding sequence ATGACTACAGTGTACAGAAGAAGAAAACGCCAGTTTCTTCAGTTAGTTGTCACTTGTTTTTCCTGCTGCTTTATTCTACTGTATTGGGAGCAGCTAGATGCAAATATCATTAGTCATTTGAGGTCTTATTCTTACAGATATCTCATCAATAAGTACAATTTTTTGAATGACAGCTTGACTCTAAACAAGAAGGCGGCAGCTAATCTTCATAAATACCAGTACTTGATCACCCATGAAAACAAATGCAAAGATCAGGATGTTTTACTCCTTTTGTTTGTGAAATCCTCTCCTGAAAACCGTCCTCGGCGGGATGCTATTCGTCAGACATGGGGCAATGAACAATATATAAATTCAGAGTTGAAGGTCTCCATTAAAGTAATTTTTGTTTTGGGAGTACATAAAGATCTCTCCCAAAGAGAGACTGTACAACATAAGTTATTGATAGAAGATCAGCAGTATTCTGACCTTATCCAACAAgactttgttgatgattttcacaaCCTTACATTGAAACTAATATTCCAGTTCAAGTGGGCAAATACTTTCTGCCAAAATGCTAGATTTGTCATGTCTTGCGATGATGATGTTTTCGTACACACTCCGAATCTCGCAAACTACCTACAACAGCTGGATAAAGAAACCAGTAATTTCTGGATAGGTCGAGTACACAGGGGTGCACCCCCTGTCAGAAACAAAGGAAGTAAATACTATGTTCCATATGAAATGTATCAGTGGCCTTCATATCCAGATTATACAGCAGGTGCTGCTTATGTTGTGTCCCAGGATGTTGCAGCCAAAGTCTATGAAGCCTTAATGACTCTAAACACCAGCCTTTATATTGATGATGTTTTTATGGGGATTTGTGCCAAAAAGATGGGAGTATCACCACAACAACATCTATATTTTGCTGGTGAAGGGAAGACCCCATATCATCCATGTATTTATAACCAAATGATGACCTCCCATGGGCATGTAGAAGATATCAACCAGTTGTGGAGGGAGGCTACACATGCAAAAGTGACTTCTCTCACCTCTGGATTCTGGGGACAACTTTACTGTCGACTGGTCAAAGTGTTTCTTCTCTGCAAGCCTTACTATGTAGATACATATCCTTGTATTGCTGCATTTTCCTGA